The Dethiosulfovibrio peptidovorans DSM 11002 genome has a window encoding:
- the cheB gene encoding chemotaxis-specific protein-glutamate methyltransferase CheB, whose protein sequence is MIRVLVVDDSIVLRKLICRLLVKDPDIEVAGQCENGEQALSFVLSHPVDVVTMDIQMPVMEGFQATKRIMEEKPVPVVVVSSCLEPDDVEKTFRAIEAGAVAVLPKPSHRPGGFEDYGEQLRRTIKDASLASVGKPLSCRIDRFGEVDCKSIKAVVVGASTGGPQALAGMLSVMPGDFPAPVFVVQHIASGFLEGMSQWLSSCTDLKVKVANIGERPSPGTVYLAPEGRHMEVSDREIHLSDGPSEHGVRPSVSVLFRSIPLSLRSVSAGVILSGMGMDGARELRDLKDDGAITFAQDRESSVIWGMPGEAVRLSAADNVLSPEEIGKALSLCARKG, encoded by the coding sequence ATGATAAGGGTCTTAGTGGTGGACGATTCGATAGTCCTCAGAAAGCTGATCTGCCGGTTGCTGGTCAAGGATCCCGATATAGAGGTGGCTGGTCAGTGCGAAAACGGTGAGCAGGCACTGAGTTTCGTCCTCTCTCACCCTGTGGACGTGGTAACCATGGATATACAGATGCCGGTGATGGAGGGTTTTCAGGCTACCAAGAGGATAATGGAGGAGAAACCGGTGCCTGTGGTGGTGGTCAGCTCCTGTCTAGAGCCGGACGATGTGGAAAAGACCTTCAGGGCCATAGAGGCCGGAGCGGTGGCGGTTCTGCCCAAGCCGTCCCATCGGCCCGGAGGTTTCGAGGACTACGGAGAGCAGCTTCGCAGGACTATAAAAGACGCCTCTCTTGCCTCCGTAGGAAAACCTCTTTCATGCCGTATCGATAGATTCGGCGAGGTGGATTGTAAATCCATAAAGGCGGTGGTAGTAGGGGCCTCCACAGGAGGACCTCAGGCTTTGGCCGGGATGCTGTCGGTCATGCCAGGGGATTTTCCCGCCCCGGTTTTCGTGGTGCAGCATATAGCCTCCGGTTTCCTGGAGGGGATGTCCCAGTGGCTATCCAGTTGTACCGACTTGAAGGTAAAGGTAGCGAATATCGGGGAGAGGCCGTCTCCCGGAACGGTATACCTGGCTCCGGAAGGGCGTCATATGGAGGTCTCCGACAGGGAAATCCACCTATCCGACGGACCTTCCGAACACGGAGTAAGGCCGTCGGTCTCCGTTTTGTTTAGATCTATTCCTTTGTCTCTGCGGTCCGTTTCGGCCGGTGTGATCTTATCCGGGATGGGGATGGACGGAGCCCGGGAACTCAGAGATCTTAAGGACGACGGAGCCATCACTTTCGCTCAAGACAGGGAGAGCTCGGTGATATGGGGTATGCCCGGAGAGGCGGTCAGGCTATCCGCCGCCGACAATGTGCTGTCTCCCGAGGAGATCGGGAAGGCCCTATCTCTCTGTGCCAGGAAAGGATGA
- a CDS encoding hybrid sensor histidine kinase/response regulator: MNPSDLEFLQELRQDFLLEAQEHIQTITSGLLDLERSEVPGEKVVESVYRAAHSLKGAAHAVEMSKVASLCQSMEGVFSRVKEGSLFLEKKDYDLLQKSVDCLSVLIEDPDGDDREARALAKSMDDLKGGSPKEIDSPMPTEEKASPPSEEQPKGTIGDTVRVKSSKVDSLLLQAEEMISVNLAMDQRIKEGLELLSLVEDCKKALHQEDMEALRSFFYAVEGEIRKTIKALSMDERSARVLLDRLLSDAKAVVMLPSSTLLQSFPKMVRDLSRNMGKDVDFRMTGGDVEVDKRILEGMKDPLIHLIRNALDHGIENHDERVASNKNPMASLTLSFSYTYGGQIEIVLSDDGRGLDRDRIAEKAVISGLISQDQVLSMEDGEVLDLIFRSGFSTSKLITDVSGRGLGMSIVRENVELLGGSISLSSQSGEGTSFRIKLPLSMATFRGVVVEEWGRFFVLPTSQVVKVTRVGSDSVRSLEGREAVDVDGTTYPLARLGAVLDLSGNGKDDNDKNQAFPVVVVSSGTGVSFAFAVGAVVGEQEILLKGLGPQLVKVPFVSGATVMGSGKVAPVLRVKDLIQRASERKSTVATTVEPKEKPTSVLLVEDSITSRTLLKNILTASGYMVQTAVDGREGFDLFSRESFDIVVSDVEMPGMNGFELTRAIRSHGSKGEVPVVLVTSLDSRKDRERGVEAGADAYIVKSSFDQTKLLDVMRRLL, translated from the coding sequence AGTCTATGGAGGGGGTTTTCTCCAGGGTCAAGGAAGGAAGCCTCTTTCTGGAAAAAAAGGACTACGATCTACTTCAGAAGTCAGTGGACTGTCTATCCGTCCTGATAGAGGATCCCGACGGGGACGACCGGGAGGCCAGGGCTCTTGCCAAGTCCATGGACGATCTGAAGGGCGGTTCTCCCAAAGAGATAGATTCTCCCATGCCGACGGAGGAGAAGGCTTCGCCTCCGTCGGAGGAGCAGCCGAAGGGAACGATAGGGGACACAGTGAGGGTTAAGTCGTCGAAGGTGGATTCGCTGCTTCTCCAGGCGGAGGAGATGATCTCGGTCAACCTAGCGATGGACCAGAGGATAAAGGAGGGGCTGGAGCTGCTGTCTTTGGTGGAGGATTGCAAGAAGGCCCTGCACCAGGAGGACATGGAGGCCCTGAGGTCGTTCTTTTACGCAGTGGAGGGCGAGATAAGAAAAACCATAAAGGCTCTCTCCATGGACGAAAGATCGGCCAGGGTGCTTCTGGATCGTCTTCTGAGCGATGCCAAGGCGGTGGTGATGCTGCCGTCCTCTACCCTTCTCCAGTCTTTCCCCAAGATGGTAAGGGATCTGTCCAGAAACATGGGAAAGGACGTCGATTTCCGGATGACCGGCGGGGACGTAGAGGTGGACAAGAGGATTCTCGAGGGCATGAAGGATCCCCTCATCCATCTGATAAGGAACGCCCTGGATCACGGCATAGAGAACCACGACGAGAGAGTCGCCTCGAACAAGAACCCCATGGCTTCTCTGACTCTTTCCTTTTCCTATACCTATGGCGGTCAGATCGAGATAGTGCTGTCCGACGACGGTAGAGGTCTGGACCGGGATAGGATAGCGGAAAAAGCGGTGATCTCCGGTCTGATTTCCCAGGATCAGGTTCTGTCCATGGAGGACGGCGAGGTTCTGGATCTGATATTCCGTTCCGGTTTTTCGACCAGCAAGCTTATCACCGACGTATCCGGACGGGGACTGGGGATGTCTATAGTCAGGGAGAACGTGGAGCTATTGGGAGGGAGCATATCCCTTTCGTCCCAGTCAGGCGAGGGAACTTCCTTCAGAATCAAGCTTCCTCTTTCTATGGCGACCTTCAGAGGGGTTGTAGTGGAGGAGTGGGGAAGGTTCTTCGTGCTCCCCACCTCTCAGGTGGTGAAGGTGACCAGGGTCGGATCCGATTCGGTTCGGAGTCTCGAGGGGAGGGAAGCTGTTGACGTCGACGGGACGACCTATCCTCTGGCCAGATTAGGGGCGGTTTTGGATCTTTCCGGAAACGGTAAGGACGATAACGATAAAAACCAGGCCTTCCCTGTCGTGGTGGTCTCCTCCGGTACAGGTGTGTCCTTTGCCTTTGCCGTAGGGGCCGTCGTGGGGGAGCAGGAGATCCTTCTCAAGGGACTGGGTCCTCAGCTGGTAAAGGTTCCCTTTGTCTCCGGCGCCACCGTGATGGGGTCGGGAAAGGTGGCTCCTGTTTTGAGGGTCAAAGACCTCATTCAGAGGGCCTCCGAGAGGAAATCCACCGTCGCGACCACCGTCGAGCCCAAGGAGAAACCTACTTCTGTGCTGCTCGTGGAGGATTCCATAACCTCTAGAACCTTGCTGAAGAATATACTGACCGCCTCGGGATACATGGTACAAACTGCGGTAGACGGCAGAGAGGGTTTTGATCTATTCTCAAGGGAATCTTTCGATATAGTGGTTTCGGACGTGGAGATGCCCGGGATGAACGGTTTCGAGCTGACCAGGGCTATACGGTCGCATGGGTCGAAAGGGGAGGTCCCCGTGGTGCTGGTGACCTCTTTGGACAGCCGGAAGGACAGAGAGAGAGGGGTGGAGGCGGGAGCCGACGCCTATATAGTCAAGAGCAGTTTCGACCAGACGAAGTTGTTGGATGTCATGAGGCGGTTGCTCTAA